Proteins encoded within one genomic window of Oryza glaberrima chromosome 12, OglaRS2, whole genome shotgun sequence:
- the LOC127757502 gene encoding 2-isopropylmalate synthase A-like → MASSLLSSPKPSSFSSANPTSTPRPRAQTLSPFRAAAPRFSYGLAAANPSASRRCYHRAFARPVRASMAQPRRPEYVPNRIDDPNYVRVFDTTLRDGEQSPGATMTSAEKLVVARQLARLGVDIIEAGFPASSPDDLDAVRSIAIEVGNTPVGEDGHVPVICGLSRCNKRDIDAAWEAVRHARRPRIHTFIATSEIHMQHKLRKTPEQVVAIAKEMVAYARSLGCPDVEFSPEDAGRSNREFLYHILEEVIKAGATTLNIPDTVGYTLPYEFGKLIADIKANTPGIENAIISTHCQNDLGLATANTLAGAHAGARQLEVTINGIGERAGNASLEEVVMAIKCRRELLGGLYTGINTQHITMSSKMVQEHSGLHVQPHKAIVGANAFAHESGIHQDGMLKYKGTYEIISPDDIGLTRANEFGIVLGKLSGRHAVRSKLVELGYEITDKEFEDFFKRYKEVAEKKKRVTDEDIEALLSDEIFQPKVFWSLADVQATCGTLGLSTATVKLIGPDGEEKIACAVGTGPVDAAYKAVDDIIQIPTVLREYSMTSVTEGIDAIATTRVVVTGDVSDSKHALTGRSFSRAFSGSGASLDIVVSSVRAYLSALNKMSSFVGAIKASSEVSESQRVQTTE, encoded by the exons atggcctcctccctcctctcctccccaaaaccctcctccttctcctccgcaAACCCCACCTCCACTCCACGCCCACGCGCCCAAACCCTCTCCCccttccgcgccgccgccccacgcttCTCCtatggcctcgccgccgcaaaccctagcgcctcccgccgctgctACCACCGCGCCTTCGCCCGCCCCGTCCGGGCGTCCATGGCGCAGCCGCGCCGCCCGGAGTACGTCCCCAACCGCATCGACGACCCGAACTACGTCCGCGTCTTCGACACCACCCTCCGCGACGGGGAGCAGTCCCCTGGGGCAACCATGACCAGCGCCGAGAAGCTCGTCGTCGCGCGCCAGCTCGCCCGCCTCGGCGTCGACATCATCGAGGCCGGGttcccggcctcctcccccgacgacctcgacgccgtGCGCTCCATCGCCATCGAGGTCGGGAACACGCCCGTCGGGGAGGACGGCCACGTGCCTGTCATTTGTGGCCTCTCGAGATGCAATAAACGAGACATTGATGCTGCCTGGGAGGCCGTGCGgcacgcgcggcggccgcgcatCCACACCTTTATTGCAACCAGCGAGATCCATATGCAGCACAAGCTAAGGAAGACGCCCGAGCAGGTGGTGGCCATTGCCAAGGAAATGGTGGCCTACGCCCGCAGCCTAGGCTGCCCTGATGTCGAGTTCAGCCCTGAAGACGCTGGCAG GTCAAACAGAGAGTTTCTATATCATATTCTAGAGGAAGTCATAAAAGCTGGAGCAACAACACTCAATATCCCAGACACTGTTGGATACACTCTTCCTTACGAATTTGGGAAGCTAATTGCTGATATAAAAGCAAACACTCCAGGAATTGAAAATGCTATTATTTCTACTCATTGCCAGAATGACCTTGGTCTAGCAACCGCCAATACATTAGCG GGCGCTCATGCAGGAGCACGGCAATTAGAGGTGACTATCAACGGTATTGGTGAAAGGGCTGGAAATGCTTCTTTGGAAGAG GTTGTGATGGCAATTAAATGTCGCCGAGAGCTCTTAGGAGGTCTGTATACTGGAATCAATACCCAACATATCACTATGTCAAGCAAAATG GTACAAGAGCACAGTGGACTTCATGTACAACCACATAAAGCTATTGTCGGTGCCAATGCCTTTGCACATGAAAGTGGAATTCATCAG GATGGGATGCTTAAATACAAAGGAACTTATGAAATAATTTCTCCTGATGATATTGGTCTAACACGTGCAAACGAGTTTGGTATTGTTCTTGGGAAGCTCAG tggaaGGCATGCTGTGAGATCTAAACTAGTGGAG CTTGGATATGAAATAACTGACAAGGAATTTGAGGATTTCTTTAAACGCTACAAAGAGGTTGCAGAGAAGAAAAAG CGTGTAACTGATGAAGACATTGAGGCGCTGTTGTCTGATGAGATATTTCAGCCCAAGGTTTTTTGGTCCCTTGCTGATGTACAG GCAACTTGTGGAACACTTGGTCTGTCTACAGCAACTGTCAAACTGATAGGTCCGGATGGAGAGGAGAAGATTGCATGTGCAGTTGGAACAGGTCCAGTTGATGCAGCTTACAAGGCTGTTGATGATATAATACAG ATCCCAACTGTTCTTCGAGAATATAGCATGACATCGGTCACAGAAGGCATTGATGCAATTGCAACTACTAGAGTGGTTGTCACTGGAGATGTCAGCGACTCTAAACATGCTTTGACTGGTCGCTCCTTCAGCCGGGCATTCAG TGGGAGTGGTGCTTCACTGGATATTGTTGTTTCCAGTGTGCGAGCTTACCTGAGTGCCCTGAACAAGATGTCCAGTTTTGTTGGGGCTATCAAGGCTAGTAGTGAAGTATCTGAAAGCCAAAGAGTTCAAACCACAGAATGA
- the LOC127756737 gene encoding protein STRICTOSIDINE SYNTHASE-LIKE 10-like isoform X1, with protein MNARLVVLAAAVAAAAALLVSLDPRSDDVPVLEIWERDVELITVDAGGAVGPESVSFDGDGEGPYTGVSDGRVLKWLPLERRWVEHSSAVIEPHLLDSCRGSKDTKREQECGRPLGLKFNSKTGELYVADAYLGLRVVSPGENVSRPLVPKWTGSPFSFSNGVEIDHETGVIYFTETSTRFQRREFLNIVITGDNTGRLLKYDPKENKVEVLVDGLRFPNGLAMSKDGSYLLLAETTTGKILRYWIRTLKASTIEEVAQLPGFPDNIKMSPRGGFWVGLHAKRGKIAEWSISYPWLRKVILKLPAQRIQRITSFLTGFGRQVIALRLSEDGKTIEAMSVHGDVRKLFKSISEVEEKDGNLWIGSVLSPFLGLYRI; from the exons ATGAACGCGAGGCTCGTGGTGCTCGCGGccgctgtggcggcggcggcggcgttgttgGTGTCCCTGGACCCCCGGAGCGACGACGTGCCAGTGCTGGAGATATGGGAGCGCGACGTCGAGCTTATCACCGTGGATGCCGGCGGCGCGGTCGGGCCGGAGAGCGTGTcgttcgacggcgacggcgagggcccGTACACGGGCGTGTCGGACGGGAGGGTGCTCAAGTGGCTTCCCCTGGAGCGCCGCTGGGTCGAACACTCGTCCGCCGTCATCGAGCCACATCT GTTGGATAGCTGCAGAGGATCCAAGGACACGAAACGGGAGCAGGAGTGTGGGCGTCCACTGGGCCTCAAGTTCAATAGCAAGACCGGTGAGCTGTACGTCGCAGATGCGTACCTTGGGCTGAGAGTGGTCAGCCCGGGTGAGAACGTGTCTAGGCCGCTTGTTCCTAAGTGGACAGGAAGCCCATTCAGCTTCTCCAACGGCGTTGAGATTGACCATGAAACTGGAGTAATCTACTTCACCGAGACCAGTACAAGGTTTCAGAGAAG GGAGTTTCTAAACATAGTTATAACGGGTGACAACACTGGAAGATTGTTGAAATATGATCCAAAGGAAAACAAGGTTGAAGTCTTAGTTGATGGCCTACGTTTTCCTAATGGTTTGGCTATGAGCAAGGATGGTTCTTATTTGCTACTTGCGGAAACCACAACGGGTAAGATCCTAAGATATTGGATTAGAACACTAAAAGCATCAACTATTGAAGAAGTTGCGCAACTACCTGGGTTTCCAGACAACATCAAGATGAGTCCTAGAGGAGGGTTTTGGGTTGGTCTTCATGCCAAGAGAGGGAAGATCGCCGAGTGGTCAATTTCTTACCCTTGGCTAAGGAAAGTAATCTTGAAGCTACCAGCCCAACGCATTCAACGCATCACATCGTTCTTGACAGGATTTGGTCGTCAGGTGATAGCTTTGAGGTTGAGTGAGGATGGGAAGACCATAGAAGCAATGAGTGTTCATGGTGATGTTAGGAAGTTGTTCAAATCTATTAGCGAAGTTGAAGAAAAGGATGGGAACCTCTGGATAGGATCTGTTTTGTCACCTTTTCTTGGGCTTTATCGTATATAG
- the LOC127758236 gene encoding E3 ubiquitin-protein ligase CIP8-like, producing the protein MSDEEPWSRDASDDVPDTSHMSDEQFQQLIDQYWAEQGFNIWSWIRASRTSSSSTPGPTRRTAASWLAVTFDGDGVARFSGNSDRSGGLDDQATGGFSTVDLLDGILQPDDDGNGGGATPASSMAIVSLPEITVGDEKGEAKDCSVCLQGFEEGDKLRKMPCADSHCFHEQCIFSWLLINRHCPLCRFPLPAETEEEEEVVQAENDDDDDDGGETILCLHRLFDDAAD; encoded by the coding sequence ATGTCGGATGAAGAACCATGGTCGCGCGACGCCTCCGACGATGTCCCCGACACATCGCACATGTCGGACGAACAATTTCAACAGCTCATCGACCAGTACTGGGCAGAGCAAGGATTCAACATTTGGAGTTGGATTCGTGCTTCCAGGACGTCGTCAAGCTCCACGCCGGGGCCAACcaggcggacggcggcgtcaTGGCTGGCCGTCACTTTCGACGGGGACGGCGTCGCGCGCTTCTCCGGCAACTCCGACCGTAGCGGCGGACTCGACGATCAGGCCACCGGCGGCTTCAGCACCGTGGACCTACTGGACGGTATCCTACAaccggacgacgacggcaaTGGCGGTGGAGCTACGCCGGCGTCGAGCATGGCGATCGTGAGCCTGCCGGAGATTACCGTCGGCGACGAGAAAGGCGAGGCGAAGGACTGTTCGGTGTGCCTTCAGGGCTTCGAGGAGGGCGACAAGCTTAGGAAGATGCCGTGCGCTGATTCGCACTGCTTCCATGAGCAGTGCATATTCAGCTGGCTCCTGATTAACCGCCATTGCCCGCTCTGCCGCTTCCCGTTGCCTGCTgagacggaggaggaagaagaggtggtCCAGGCagagaacgacgacgacgacgacgatggtggagAGACCATCCTATGTCTGCATCGATTGTTCGATGATGCGGCTGATTGA
- the LOC127757503 gene encoding E3 ubiquitin-protein ligase Os04g0590900-like has product MIGHGISPRMAGDQSIVMSEQQRAEFCLTLMAVMYGHTRQPADAELLRRLQRRRAAAADQPPPIRGASVVENTEPDALFAYTPHDALSPEFDDDDGVADYFAADDDEAYSNGGFGAVPALSEAIVSLPEMAIRRRGGGEAREKECGVCLEGFEEGDKLRKMPCEHYFHESCVFKWLQVSRLCPYCRFAMPAAEEEEHNNDEEDDEAMMCIRFLFPERKLTVRVTETREEEACAVCLEGFKEGDRVKKMPCSHDFHANCISDWLRVSRLCPHCRFALPAEKDSEQKNPEEA; this is encoded by the exons ATGATTGGCCACGGGATTTCTCCACGGATGGCCGGTGATCAGTCCATCGTGATGTCCGAGCAACAGCGAGCTGAGTTTTGCCTGACGTTGATGGCCGTAATGTACGGCCACACCCGGCAGCCAGCCGACGCCGAGCTGCTGCGAAGGCTGCAAcgccgccgtgctgctgctgccgatcAGCCGCCGCCCATCCGCGGCGCAAGCGTGGTCGAAAACACCGAGCCTGATGCCCTGTTCGCGTATACTCCACACGATGCTTTGTCACCGgagttcgacgacgacgacggcgttgCTGATTATTTTGCAGCCGATGATGACGAAGCTTACAGCAACGGTGGCTTCGGCGCGGTGCCGGCGTTGAGCGAGGCCATCGTTAGCCTGCCGGAGAtggccatccgccgccgcggcggcggcgaggcgagggagAAGGAGTGCGGGGTGTGTCTAGAGGGGTTCGAGGAGGGTGACAAGCTCAGGAAGATGCCATGCGAGCACTACTTCCATGAGAGCTGCGTTTTCAAATGGCTTCAGGTCAGCCGCCTTTGTCCCTACTGTCGCTTCGCCATGCCTGCggctgaggaggaggaacaTAACAATGATGAAGAAGACGACGAAGCAATGATGTGCATCCGTTTCTTGTTCCCAGA GAGAAAGTTGACGGTGAGAGTGACCGAGACGAGGGAGGAGGAAGCATGCGCGGTTTGCCTAGAGGGATTTAAGGAGGGTGACAGAGTCAAGAAGATGCCTTGCTCTCATGACTTCCACGCGAATTGCATCTCTGACTGGCTTAGGGTGAGCCGCCTCTGCCCACACTGCCGTTTTGCTCTGCCTGCTGAGAAGGATTCTGAACAGAAAAACCCAGAAGAAGCGTGA
- the LOC127756737 gene encoding protein STRICTOSIDINE SYNTHASE-LIKE 10-like isoform X2, whose amino-acid sequence MNTTAKLLALAVFAAAAILSLDSRSDVRQLEIRDGDVELIPLLDGAAGPESIVFGDAGEGPYTSVSDGRILKWLPPPERGWVEHSCSVPELLDSCRGSKDTKREQECGRPLGLKFNSKTGELYVADAYLGLRVVSPGENVSRPLVPKWTGSPFSFSNGVEIDHETGVIYFTETSTRFQRREFLNIVITGDNTGRLLKYDPKENKVEVLVDGLRFPNGLAMSKDGSYLLLAETTTGKILRYWIRTLKASTIEEVAQLPGFPDNIKMSPRGGFWVGLHAKRGKIAEWSISYPWLRKVILKLPAQRIQRITSFLTGFGRQVIALRLSEDGKTIEAMSVHGDVRKLFKSISEVEEKDGNLWIGSVLSPFLGLYRI is encoded by the exons ATGAACACCACGGCCAAGCTCTTGGCGCTCGCCgtcttcgcggcggcggcgatcctgTCGCTGGACTCGCGGAGCGACGTGAGGCAGCTGGAGATAAGGGACGGCGACGTCGAGCTGATCCCTCtgctcgacggcgccgcgggGCCGGAGAGCATAGTgttcggcgacgccggcgaggggcCGTACACGAGCGTGTCTGACGGGAGGATCCTCAagtggctgccgccgccggagcgcggGTGGGTGGAGCACTCCTGCTCCGTGCCGGAGCT GTTGGATAGCTGCAGAGGATCCAAGGACACGAAACGGGAGCAGGAGTGTGGGCGTCCACTGGGCCTCAAGTTCAATAGCAAGACCGGTGAGCTGTACGTCGCAGATGCGTACCTTGGGCTGAGAGTGGTCAGCCCGGGTGAGAACGTGTCTAGGCCGCTTGTTCCTAAGTGGACAGGAAGCCCATTCAGCTTCTCCAACGGCGTTGAGATTGACCATGAAACTGGAGTAATCTACTTCACCGAGACCAGTACAAGGTTTCAGAGAAG GGAGTTTCTAAACATAGTTATAACGGGTGACAACACTGGAAGATTGTTGAAATATGATCCAAAGGAAAACAAGGTTGAAGTCTTAGTTGATGGCCTACGTTTTCCTAATGGTTTGGCTATGAGCAAGGATGGTTCTTATTTGCTACTTGCGGAAACCACAACGGGTAAGATCCTAAGATATTGGATTAGAACACTAAAAGCATCAACTATTGAAGAAGTTGCGCAACTACCTGGGTTTCCAGACAACATCAAGATGAGTCCTAGAGGAGGGTTTTGGGTTGGTCTTCATGCCAAGAGAGGGAAGATCGCCGAGTGGTCAATTTCTTACCCTTGGCTAAGGAAAGTAATCTTGAAGCTACCAGCCCAACGCATTCAACGCATCACATCGTTCTTGACAGGATTTGGTCGTCAGGTGATAGCTTTGAGGTTGAGTGAGGATGGGAAGACCATAGAAGCAATGAGTGTTCATGGTGATGTTAGGAAGTTGTTCAAATCTATTAGCGAAGTTGAAGAAAAGGATGGGAACCTCTGGATAGGATCTGTTTTGTCACCTTTTCTTGGGCTTTATCGTATATAG